Proteins from a genomic interval of Acanthochromis polyacanthus isolate Apoly-LR-REF ecotype Palm Island chromosome 24, KAUST_Apoly_ChrSc, whole genome shotgun sequence:
- the LOC127532732 gene encoding uncharacterized protein LOC127532732, which produces MFWSRFWFWMVLVAALAVPLQEKKYITAVAGQNVILPCKVPNNNKPITAVEWSRSELDPEFVLLYRDKRFDVDNQHPSYKNRVDLQDKEMKDGDFSLVLKDVTKNDTGRYECHVSQGEITSKSIYLDVFSPAKKIENTGGGVIKVGGNKDEGYKDGINVGAAVGVILLLAVACVGFWFYRRLTKKNANLPVPPEEPVVQPALHFLIFPAGIKTSSFHQLESSVRSAVRSAASFGSRGLLIFASAGFIVCSSDHRVDVKPGDNALLPCRAPGDENIKLVDWQRVGLNTSPADILVIRDGKKLPDQHPSVHGRVELKDPQMKNRDVSVTLKNVTINDTGTYECRVKTDRTIGSPPELINTIQLRVNHSGQPEDSEDDGAKNEGPKNEGPKNEGPKHEGPSDPIAVLKLLCILFGPPLVIVLCLSVLGIVCGILADCQEACSTELMEVIPV; this is translated from the exons ATGTTCTggtccaggttctggttctggatggTGCTGGTGGCTGCGTTAGCCGTCCCCCTTCAGG AAAAGAAATACATCACAGCTGTCGCTGGACAGAATGTGATTCTACCATGTAAAGttcccaacaacaacaaacccaTCACAGCTGTAGAGTGGAGCAGATCTGAACTGGATCCAGAATTTGTTCTCCTGTACCGGGATAAGCGCTTCGATGTAGACAACCAGCATCCATCTTATAAGAACCGGGTGGATCTGCAGGACAAAGAGATGAAGGACGGAGACTTTTCTCTGGTTCTGAAGGATGTGACGAAGAACGACACTGGAAGATACGAATGTCATGTTTCTCAGGGAGAAATAACCTCTAAATCCATCTACCTGGACGTTTTTTCACCAG CAAAGAAGATTGAAAACACTGGAGGTGGAGTGATCAAGGTTGGAGGAAACAAGGATGAAGGATACAAGGATGGAATCAATGTAGGAGCAGCAGTGGGTGTTATACTTCTTCTTGCTGTGGCTTGTGTTGGCTTTTGGTTCTATAGACGACTCACGAAGAAGAATGCAAACCTCCCAGTTCCTCCTGAAGAACCAGTAG TACAGCCAGCACTTCACTTCCTCATATTCCCAGCAGGtataaaaacaagcagcttccatCAGCTGGAGTCTTCAGTACGTTCAGCCGTCAGGTCAGCAGCTTCCTTTGGTTCTAGGGGATTGTTAATTTTTGCTTCTGCTGGTTTCATCGTGTGCAGCTcag ATCATCGGGTTGATGTGAAACCTGGAGACAATGCTCTGCTTCCATGCAGGGCTCCTGGAGACGAGAACATCAAACTGGTCGACTGGCAACGAGTTGGGCTAAACACAAGTCCAGCTGACATCTTGGTCATCCGAGATGGAAAGAAACTCCCTGACCAGCATCCATCTGTTCATGGCCGAGTGGAGCTGAAAGATCCTCAGATGAAGAACAGAGATGTTTCTGTGACTCTGAAGAACGTCACCATCAATGACACTGGAACGTACGAGTGTCGcgttaaaacagacagaaccatCGGAAGCCCACCTGAGCTTATCAACACCATCCAGCTGAGAGTCAATCACTCAG GtcagcctgaagactctgaagATGACGGAGCCAAGAATGAAGGACCCAAGAATGAAGGACCCAAGAATGAAGGACCCAAGCATgaaggacccagtgacccaatAGCAGTGTTGAAACTATTGTGTATTCTGTTTGGGCCACCTTTAGTTATAGTACTTTGTTTGTCTGTACTCGGAATTGTTTGTGGCATTCTGGCAGATTGCCAGGAGGCCTGCAGCACTGAGCTAATGGAGGTCATTCCTGTTTAA